In one window of Camelina sativa cultivar DH55 chromosome 15, Cs, whole genome shotgun sequence DNA:
- the LOC104746376 gene encoding uncharacterized protein LOC104746376 isoform X3 yields the protein MKTPALLLLLFLAFVSVIPPSSCHGEWEILTEQNFSSQIRLHPHVLLFVTTPWCGESRSLKNEITQLVQSSEESGLLKLMVVYRNSEKVLAQAIGVAANGITVLYYHNSVPYNYLGKLRASNILASIRPYLTSTPQELPLKHLKSPESLKDFLESSDKALLLFEFCGWTTTLLSELKKNVTEDNLWQGNFSKKVETDQVIKLSGKNNQKENGRVNLDFGQTCNREQFKQFSSFLSRLIATTKDFSLPPERQKFGLITEESLASSFNIGKSDSWAAIIQLAGCPHCSKILKAGDDISRFLKMENPIVTELEDDWQDHESSFPASKPSIILFVDRSSGSLEDRRRSMKALDTFREVAAQHKLSDIKNWKNDIKYENFVGQAAQESGSVSLPKTVLKFKTIKLEKKVSFMILDGDKKVALDTIAPGPGMEGSSLQEILTNLLHRRRESKLSSLAKDVGFRLLSDDVHIKVMDALPSQAEVISRQDTASSLAEGSSVISLQSKEGDVQNRVSMRSEGKDEMKSFESESSSPSDEDQVSTDGSEQLVMTETDKTEVNLTDKLHSEPKEDPVHSFTGSFFFSDANYALLRALTGDVKIPSAVIVNPALQQHYVLQHELAFSYSSLVDFLHGYLNGRLSPYTQSESTTEMPRQATVPPFVNQDFHEVDSIPRVTVNTFSHMVHAWNQSSAEKAPCPLCQDVLVLFSNNWCGFCQRMELVLREVYRSLKEYKEITQGGYRNNQGLFKSAEKPTNDKNLKFPRIYLMDCTLNDCSLILKSINQREVYPSLILFPAERNKVIPYEGETSVTDITEFLTRHANNSREFFRIIPSLSGKGRRNSNMFDQSSCGVNNKVTDGDKLVEVVLRDREPVEREVNHDQVNSQSPPMHSLTTAPQVKTGTILVATEKLAASQPFSKSKILILKAGPEFGFLGVIFNKRLRWKSFPDLGETAELLKETPLYFGGPVVDPGVPLLALTRERDSSTNHDHQEISPGVYFLDHQSVAHRIQELKSRELNPSDYWFFLGYSSWSYDQLFDEIGLGAWDVDNSGIDFGWP from the exons ATGAAAACGCCGGcgctcctcctccttctcttcctcgcCTTCGTATCCGTCATCCCTCCGTCAAGCTGCCATGGCGAATGGGAGATACTCACGGAGCAAAACTTCTCTTCCCAGATCCGTCTCCACCCTCACGTCCTCCTCTTCGTCACCACTCCAT GGTGTGGTGAGTCCAGATCTCTGAAGAATGAAATTACTCAGTTGGTTCAGAGTTCAGAGGAGTCTGGCTTGTTGAAGTTAATGGTTGTATACAGAAATTCAGAAAAGGTGCTTGCACAAGCCATTGGTGTTGCTGCCAACGGAATAACAGTTTTGTACTATCACAATAGTGTGCCTTACAACTATCTAGGGAAACTCCGAGCCTCAAATATATTGGCTTCTATTCGTCCTTATCTGACATCTACTCCCCAAGAACTCCCTCTCAAACATTTGAAGTCTCCAGAGAGTTTGAAAGATTTCCTTGAATCATCTGATAAGGCTTTACTTCTGTTCGAATTTTGCGGATGGACTACTACACTGCTTTCTGAGTTAAAGAAAAATGTAACAGAAGATAACCTTTGGCAGG GAAACTTCTCCAAAAAAGTAGAAACTGATCAAGTGATAAAGCTCAGTGGAAAAAATAACCAGAAG GAAAATGGCAGGGTAAATCTGGATTTTGGACAGACATGTAACCGTGAACAGTTCAAGCAATTTAGTTCATTCCTCTCAAGATTGATTGCCACCACAAAAGATTTTTCTCTGCCTCCTGAAAGGCAAAAATTTGGTCTGATCACAGAAGAATCATTGGCTTCATCGTTTAATATTGGAAAATCTGATTCATGGGCAGCGATCATTCAGCTGGCAGGATGTCCACACTGCTCAAAGATTCTCAAGGCCGGGGACGACATTTCGAGATTCTTAAAGATGGAAAATCCAATAGTCACAGAG CTGGAGGACGACTGGCAGGACCATGAATCTTCCTTCCCTGCAAGTAAACCGTCAATAATTCTTTTTGTGGATAGATCAAGTGGGTCTTTGGAGGATAGGAGGAGGAGTATGAAAGCACTCGATACTTTCCGAGAGGTAGCTGCACAGCATAAGTTGTCTGACATAAAAAACTGGAAGAATGATATTAAGTATGAGAACTTCGTTGGCCAGGCTGCTCAAGAATCAGGGTCCGTGTCACTTCCGAAAACTGTCCTAAAGTTTAAAACTATTAAGTTAGAAAAGAAAGTTTCGTTTATGATTTTGGATGGGGATAAAAAAGTAGCCCTAGATACTATAGCACCAGGTCCAGGTATGGAAGGCAGTTCCCTGCAGGAGATTCTGACAAATCTTCTtcacagaagaagagaaagtaaaTTGAGCTCACTTGCTAAGGATGTTGGTTTCCGTCTATTATCTGATGATGTGCACATAAAAGTGATGGATGCATTACCATCACAAGCAGAAGTTATCTCTAGACAAGATACAGCTTCATCTTTGGCAGAAGGTTCTAGTGTAATTTCTCTTCAATCTAAAGAAGGAGATGTGCAAAACAGAGTCAGTATGAGATCTGAAGGAAAAGATGAAATGAAATCCTTTGAAAGTGAATCTTCCTCCCCCAGTGATGAAGACCAAGTTTCAACGGACGGAAGTGAACAATTAGTAATGACAGAAACTGATAAGACTGAAGTTAACTTAACAGACAAACTGCACTCGGAACCGAAGGAAGATCCAGTGCATAGTTTCACGGGTTCATTTTTCTTCTCTGACGCAAATTATGCATTGCTTAGAGCTCTGACTGGTGATGTTAAGATTCCATCAGCAGTAATAGTCAATCCTGCTTTACAACAGCACTATGTCCTTCAACATGAGTTAGCATTCAGCTATTCATCACTGGTTGACTTTCTCCATGGATACCTCAATGGACGTCTATCACCTTATACACAGTCTGAATCTACCACTGAAATGCCTAGACAAGCTACAGTTCCACCTTTTGTTAACCAGGATTTTCACGAGGTGGATTCTATTCCCCGTGTCACTGTCAATACTTTCTCCCACATGGTTCATGCATGGAATCAATCCAGTGCAGAGAAGGCTCCCTGTCCTTTGTGCCAAGACGTTTTGGTCCTTTTCAGCAATAATTGGTGTGGGTTTTGTCAGAGGATGGAGCTAGTTCTACGTGAAGTATACCGATCactaaaagaatataaagagaTAACTCAAGGCGGATACAGGAACAATCAAGGGCTTTTCAAATCAG CAGAGAAACCAACTAATGACAAGAATCTAAAATTTCCCCGTATCTACTTAATGGACTGCACGTTGAATGATTGCAGCTTAATCCTAAAGTCGATCAATCAG AGGGAAGTGTATCCTTCTCTGATATTGTTTCCAGCCGAGAGAAACAAAGTCATTCCATATGAAGGGGAGACATCTGTAACTGACATAACAGAGTTTCTAACTCGCCATGCGAATAACTCTCGTGAATTTTTCA GAATCATCCCTTCTCTGTctggaaaaggaagaagaaactcaaacaTGTTCGATCAATCTTCATGCGGGGTAAACAATAAAGTGACAGATGGTGATAAACTTGTTGAGGTCGTTTTAAGGGACAGAGAGCCTGTGGAAAGAGAGGTAAATCATGACCAGGTCAATTCCCAATCTCCTCCGATGCACTCACTCACAACCGCTCCCCAAGTGAAAACCGGCACAATCCTGGTCGCTACAGAAAAGCTAGCTGCCTCCCAACCGTTTTCTAAATCAAAGATTCTGATCCTAAAAGCAGGCCCCGAATTCGGTTTCTTGGGTGTAATCTTCAACAAACGGTTGAGATGGAAATCATTCCCTGACCTCGGCGAAACAGCCGAGCTCTTGAAAGAAACTCCTTTATATTTTGGAGGTCCTGTCGTTGATCCAGGAGTACCCCTTTTAGCTCTGACCCGAGAGCGAGACTCTTCCACAAACCATGATCACCAAGAGATCTCACCAGGCGTGTATTTCCTAGATCATCAATCTGTGGCCCATCGAATccaagagttaaaatcaagagAGCTGAATCCGAGTGACTACTGGTTTTTCTTGGGATACTCAAGTTGGAGTTATGATCAGTTGTTTGATGAGATCGGTCTTGGAGCATGGGATGTTGATAATAGCGGCATTGACTTTGGTTGGCCTTGA
- the LOC104746376 gene encoding uncharacterized protein LOC104746376 isoform X1 — protein MKTPALLLLLFLAFVSVIPPSSCHGEWEILTEQNFSSQIRLHPHVLLFVTTPWCGESRSLKNEITQLVQSSEESGLLKLMVVYRNSEKVLAQAIGVAANGITVLYYHNSVPYNYLGKLRASNILASIRPYLTSTPQELPLKHLKSPESLKDFLESSDKALLLFEFCGWTTTLLSELKKNVTEDNLWQGNFSKKVETDQVIKLSGKNNQKVAGYAEWNNMCGLQTGFGRVPWLEDFSYVNDTAALQENGRVNLDFGQTCNREQFKQFSSFLSRLIATTKDFSLPPERQKFGLITEESLASSFNIGKSDSWAAIIQLAGCPHCSKILKAGDDISRFLKMENPIVTELEDDWQDHESSFPASKPSIILFVDRSSGSLEDRRRSMKALDTFREVAAQHKLSDIKNWKNDIKYENFVGQAAQESGSVSLPKTVLKFKTIKLEKKVSFMILDGDKKVALDTIAPGPGMEGSSLQEILTNLLHRRRESKLSSLAKDVGFRLLSDDVHIKVMDALPSQAEVISRQDTASSLAEGSSVISLQSKEGDVQNRVSMRSEGKDEMKSFESESSSPSDEDQVSTDGSEQLVMTETDKTEVNLTDKLHSEPKEDPVHSFTGSFFFSDANYALLRALTGDVKIPSAVIVNPALQQHYVLQHELAFSYSSLVDFLHGYLNGRLSPYTQSESTTEMPRQATVPPFVNQDFHEVDSIPRVTVNTFSHMVHAWNQSSAEKAPCPLCQDVLVLFSNNWCGFCQRMELVLREVYRSLKEYKEITQGGYRNNQGLFKSAEKPTNDKNLKFPRIYLMDCTLNDCSLILKSINQREVYPSLILFPAERNKVIPYEGETSVTDITEFLTRHANNSREFFRIIPSLSGKGRRNSNMFDQSSCGVNNKVTDGDKLVEVVLRDREPVEREVNHDQVNSQSPPMHSLTTAPQVKTGTILVATEKLAASQPFSKSKILILKAGPEFGFLGVIFNKRLRWKSFPDLGETAELLKETPLYFGGPVVDPGVPLLALTRERDSSTNHDHQEISPGVYFLDHQSVAHRIQELKSRELNPSDYWFFLGYSSWSYDQLFDEIGLGAWDVDNSGIDFGWP, from the exons ATGAAAACGCCGGcgctcctcctccttctcttcctcgcCTTCGTATCCGTCATCCCTCCGTCAAGCTGCCATGGCGAATGGGAGATACTCACGGAGCAAAACTTCTCTTCCCAGATCCGTCTCCACCCTCACGTCCTCCTCTTCGTCACCACTCCAT GGTGTGGTGAGTCCAGATCTCTGAAGAATGAAATTACTCAGTTGGTTCAGAGTTCAGAGGAGTCTGGCTTGTTGAAGTTAATGGTTGTATACAGAAATTCAGAAAAGGTGCTTGCACAAGCCATTGGTGTTGCTGCCAACGGAATAACAGTTTTGTACTATCACAATAGTGTGCCTTACAACTATCTAGGGAAACTCCGAGCCTCAAATATATTGGCTTCTATTCGTCCTTATCTGACATCTACTCCCCAAGAACTCCCTCTCAAACATTTGAAGTCTCCAGAGAGTTTGAAAGATTTCCTTGAATCATCTGATAAGGCTTTACTTCTGTTCGAATTTTGCGGATGGACTACTACACTGCTTTCTGAGTTAAAGAAAAATGTAACAGAAGATAACCTTTGGCAGG GAAACTTCTCCAAAAAAGTAGAAACTGATCAAGTGATAAAGCTCAGTGGAAAAAATAACCAGAAGGTGGCTG GCTATGCAGAATGGAACAATATGTGTGGACTCCAAACTGGATTTGGTAGAGTTCCTTGGCTTGAGGATTTTAGCTATGTCAATGATACTGCTGCTTTGCAGGAAAATGGCAGGGTAAATCTGGATTTTGGACAGACATGTAACCGTGAACAGTTCAAGCAATTTAGTTCATTCCTCTCAAGATTGATTGCCACCACAAAAGATTTTTCTCTGCCTCCTGAAAGGCAAAAATTTGGTCTGATCACAGAAGAATCATTGGCTTCATCGTTTAATATTGGAAAATCTGATTCATGGGCAGCGATCATTCAGCTGGCAGGATGTCCACACTGCTCAAAGATTCTCAAGGCCGGGGACGACATTTCGAGATTCTTAAAGATGGAAAATCCAATAGTCACAGAG CTGGAGGACGACTGGCAGGACCATGAATCTTCCTTCCCTGCAAGTAAACCGTCAATAATTCTTTTTGTGGATAGATCAAGTGGGTCTTTGGAGGATAGGAGGAGGAGTATGAAAGCACTCGATACTTTCCGAGAGGTAGCTGCACAGCATAAGTTGTCTGACATAAAAAACTGGAAGAATGATATTAAGTATGAGAACTTCGTTGGCCAGGCTGCTCAAGAATCAGGGTCCGTGTCACTTCCGAAAACTGTCCTAAAGTTTAAAACTATTAAGTTAGAAAAGAAAGTTTCGTTTATGATTTTGGATGGGGATAAAAAAGTAGCCCTAGATACTATAGCACCAGGTCCAGGTATGGAAGGCAGTTCCCTGCAGGAGATTCTGACAAATCTTCTtcacagaagaagagaaagtaaaTTGAGCTCACTTGCTAAGGATGTTGGTTTCCGTCTATTATCTGATGATGTGCACATAAAAGTGATGGATGCATTACCATCACAAGCAGAAGTTATCTCTAGACAAGATACAGCTTCATCTTTGGCAGAAGGTTCTAGTGTAATTTCTCTTCAATCTAAAGAAGGAGATGTGCAAAACAGAGTCAGTATGAGATCTGAAGGAAAAGATGAAATGAAATCCTTTGAAAGTGAATCTTCCTCCCCCAGTGATGAAGACCAAGTTTCAACGGACGGAAGTGAACAATTAGTAATGACAGAAACTGATAAGACTGAAGTTAACTTAACAGACAAACTGCACTCGGAACCGAAGGAAGATCCAGTGCATAGTTTCACGGGTTCATTTTTCTTCTCTGACGCAAATTATGCATTGCTTAGAGCTCTGACTGGTGATGTTAAGATTCCATCAGCAGTAATAGTCAATCCTGCTTTACAACAGCACTATGTCCTTCAACATGAGTTAGCATTCAGCTATTCATCACTGGTTGACTTTCTCCATGGATACCTCAATGGACGTCTATCACCTTATACACAGTCTGAATCTACCACTGAAATGCCTAGACAAGCTACAGTTCCACCTTTTGTTAACCAGGATTTTCACGAGGTGGATTCTATTCCCCGTGTCACTGTCAATACTTTCTCCCACATGGTTCATGCATGGAATCAATCCAGTGCAGAGAAGGCTCCCTGTCCTTTGTGCCAAGACGTTTTGGTCCTTTTCAGCAATAATTGGTGTGGGTTTTGTCAGAGGATGGAGCTAGTTCTACGTGAAGTATACCGATCactaaaagaatataaagagaTAACTCAAGGCGGATACAGGAACAATCAAGGGCTTTTCAAATCAG CAGAGAAACCAACTAATGACAAGAATCTAAAATTTCCCCGTATCTACTTAATGGACTGCACGTTGAATGATTGCAGCTTAATCCTAAAGTCGATCAATCAG AGGGAAGTGTATCCTTCTCTGATATTGTTTCCAGCCGAGAGAAACAAAGTCATTCCATATGAAGGGGAGACATCTGTAACTGACATAACAGAGTTTCTAACTCGCCATGCGAATAACTCTCGTGAATTTTTCA GAATCATCCCTTCTCTGTctggaaaaggaagaagaaactcaaacaTGTTCGATCAATCTTCATGCGGGGTAAACAATAAAGTGACAGATGGTGATAAACTTGTTGAGGTCGTTTTAAGGGACAGAGAGCCTGTGGAAAGAGAGGTAAATCATGACCAGGTCAATTCCCAATCTCCTCCGATGCACTCACTCACAACCGCTCCCCAAGTGAAAACCGGCACAATCCTGGTCGCTACAGAAAAGCTAGCTGCCTCCCAACCGTTTTCTAAATCAAAGATTCTGATCCTAAAAGCAGGCCCCGAATTCGGTTTCTTGGGTGTAATCTTCAACAAACGGTTGAGATGGAAATCATTCCCTGACCTCGGCGAAACAGCCGAGCTCTTGAAAGAAACTCCTTTATATTTTGGAGGTCCTGTCGTTGATCCAGGAGTACCCCTTTTAGCTCTGACCCGAGAGCGAGACTCTTCCACAAACCATGATCACCAAGAGATCTCACCAGGCGTGTATTTCCTAGATCATCAATCTGTGGCCCATCGAATccaagagttaaaatcaagagAGCTGAATCCGAGTGACTACTGGTTTTTCTTGGGATACTCAAGTTGGAGTTATGATCAGTTGTTTGATGAGATCGGTCTTGGAGCATGGGATGTTGATAATAGCGGCATTGACTTTGGTTGGCCTTGA
- the LOC104746376 gene encoding uncharacterized protein LOC104746376 isoform X2, whose amino-acid sequence MKTPALLLLLFLAFVSVIPPSSCHGEWEILTEQNFSSQIRLHPHVLLFVTTPWCGESRSLKNEITQLVQSSEESGLLKLMVVYRNSEKVLAQAIGVAANGITVLYYHNSVPYNYLGKLRASNILASIRPYLTSTPQELPLKHLKSPESLKDFLESSDKALLLFEFCGWTTTLLSELKKNVTEDNLWQGNFSKKVETDQVIKLSGKNNQKVAGYAEWNNMCGLQTGFGRVPWLEDFSYVNDTAALQENGRVNLDFGQTCNREQFKQFSSFLSRLIATTKDFSLPPERQKFGLITEESLASSFNIGKSDSWAAIIQLAGCPHCSKILKAGDDISRFLKMENPIVTELEDDWQDHESSFPASKPSIILFVDRSSGSLEDRRRSMKALDTFREVAAQHKLSDIKNWKNDIKYENFVGQAAQESGSVSLPKTVLKFKTIKLEKKVSFMILDGDKKVALDTIAPGPGMEGSSLQEILTNLLHRRRESKLSSLAKDVGFRLLSDDVHIKVMDALPSQAEVISRQDTASSLAEGSSVISLQSKEGDVQNRVSMRSEGKDEMKSFESESSSPSDEDQVSTDGSEQLVMTETDKTEVNLTDKLHSEPKEDPVHSFTGSFFFSDANYALLRALTGDVKIPSAVIVNPALQQHYVLQHELAFSYSSLVDFLHGYLNGRLSPYTQSESTTEMPRQATVPPFVNQDFHEVDSIPRVTVNTFSHMVHAWNQSSAEKAPCPLCQDVLVLFSNNWCGFCQRMELVLREVYRSLKEYKEITQGGYRNNQGLFKSEKPTNDKNLKFPRIYLMDCTLNDCSLILKSINQREVYPSLILFPAERNKVIPYEGETSVTDITEFLTRHANNSREFFRIIPSLSGKGRRNSNMFDQSSCGVNNKVTDGDKLVEVVLRDREPVEREVNHDQVNSQSPPMHSLTTAPQVKTGTILVATEKLAASQPFSKSKILILKAGPEFGFLGVIFNKRLRWKSFPDLGETAELLKETPLYFGGPVVDPGVPLLALTRERDSSTNHDHQEISPGVYFLDHQSVAHRIQELKSRELNPSDYWFFLGYSSWSYDQLFDEIGLGAWDVDNSGIDFGWP is encoded by the exons ATGAAAACGCCGGcgctcctcctccttctcttcctcgcCTTCGTATCCGTCATCCCTCCGTCAAGCTGCCATGGCGAATGGGAGATACTCACGGAGCAAAACTTCTCTTCCCAGATCCGTCTCCACCCTCACGTCCTCCTCTTCGTCACCACTCCAT GGTGTGGTGAGTCCAGATCTCTGAAGAATGAAATTACTCAGTTGGTTCAGAGTTCAGAGGAGTCTGGCTTGTTGAAGTTAATGGTTGTATACAGAAATTCAGAAAAGGTGCTTGCACAAGCCATTGGTGTTGCTGCCAACGGAATAACAGTTTTGTACTATCACAATAGTGTGCCTTACAACTATCTAGGGAAACTCCGAGCCTCAAATATATTGGCTTCTATTCGTCCTTATCTGACATCTACTCCCCAAGAACTCCCTCTCAAACATTTGAAGTCTCCAGAGAGTTTGAAAGATTTCCTTGAATCATCTGATAAGGCTTTACTTCTGTTCGAATTTTGCGGATGGACTACTACACTGCTTTCTGAGTTAAAGAAAAATGTAACAGAAGATAACCTTTGGCAGG GAAACTTCTCCAAAAAAGTAGAAACTGATCAAGTGATAAAGCTCAGTGGAAAAAATAACCAGAAGGTGGCTG GCTATGCAGAATGGAACAATATGTGTGGACTCCAAACTGGATTTGGTAGAGTTCCTTGGCTTGAGGATTTTAGCTATGTCAATGATACTGCTGCTTTGCAGGAAAATGGCAGGGTAAATCTGGATTTTGGACAGACATGTAACCGTGAACAGTTCAAGCAATTTAGTTCATTCCTCTCAAGATTGATTGCCACCACAAAAGATTTTTCTCTGCCTCCTGAAAGGCAAAAATTTGGTCTGATCACAGAAGAATCATTGGCTTCATCGTTTAATATTGGAAAATCTGATTCATGGGCAGCGATCATTCAGCTGGCAGGATGTCCACACTGCTCAAAGATTCTCAAGGCCGGGGACGACATTTCGAGATTCTTAAAGATGGAAAATCCAATAGTCACAGAG CTGGAGGACGACTGGCAGGACCATGAATCTTCCTTCCCTGCAAGTAAACCGTCAATAATTCTTTTTGTGGATAGATCAAGTGGGTCTTTGGAGGATAGGAGGAGGAGTATGAAAGCACTCGATACTTTCCGAGAGGTAGCTGCACAGCATAAGTTGTCTGACATAAAAAACTGGAAGAATGATATTAAGTATGAGAACTTCGTTGGCCAGGCTGCTCAAGAATCAGGGTCCGTGTCACTTCCGAAAACTGTCCTAAAGTTTAAAACTATTAAGTTAGAAAAGAAAGTTTCGTTTATGATTTTGGATGGGGATAAAAAAGTAGCCCTAGATACTATAGCACCAGGTCCAGGTATGGAAGGCAGTTCCCTGCAGGAGATTCTGACAAATCTTCTtcacagaagaagagaaagtaaaTTGAGCTCACTTGCTAAGGATGTTGGTTTCCGTCTATTATCTGATGATGTGCACATAAAAGTGATGGATGCATTACCATCACAAGCAGAAGTTATCTCTAGACAAGATACAGCTTCATCTTTGGCAGAAGGTTCTAGTGTAATTTCTCTTCAATCTAAAGAAGGAGATGTGCAAAACAGAGTCAGTATGAGATCTGAAGGAAAAGATGAAATGAAATCCTTTGAAAGTGAATCTTCCTCCCCCAGTGATGAAGACCAAGTTTCAACGGACGGAAGTGAACAATTAGTAATGACAGAAACTGATAAGACTGAAGTTAACTTAACAGACAAACTGCACTCGGAACCGAAGGAAGATCCAGTGCATAGTTTCACGGGTTCATTTTTCTTCTCTGACGCAAATTATGCATTGCTTAGAGCTCTGACTGGTGATGTTAAGATTCCATCAGCAGTAATAGTCAATCCTGCTTTACAACAGCACTATGTCCTTCAACATGAGTTAGCATTCAGCTATTCATCACTGGTTGACTTTCTCCATGGATACCTCAATGGACGTCTATCACCTTATACACAGTCTGAATCTACCACTGAAATGCCTAGACAAGCTACAGTTCCACCTTTTGTTAACCAGGATTTTCACGAGGTGGATTCTATTCCCCGTGTCACTGTCAATACTTTCTCCCACATGGTTCATGCATGGAATCAATCCAGTGCAGAGAAGGCTCCCTGTCCTTTGTGCCAAGACGTTTTGGTCCTTTTCAGCAATAATTGGTGTGGGTTTTGTCAGAGGATGGAGCTAGTTCTACGTGAAGTATACCGATCactaaaagaatataaagagaTAACTCAAGGCGGATACAGGAACAATCAAGGGCTTTTCAAATCAG AGAAACCAACTAATGACAAGAATCTAAAATTTCCCCGTATCTACTTAATGGACTGCACGTTGAATGATTGCAGCTTAATCCTAAAGTCGATCAATCAG AGGGAAGTGTATCCTTCTCTGATATTGTTTCCAGCCGAGAGAAACAAAGTCATTCCATATGAAGGGGAGACATCTGTAACTGACATAACAGAGTTTCTAACTCGCCATGCGAATAACTCTCGTGAATTTTTCA GAATCATCCCTTCTCTGTctggaaaaggaagaagaaactcaaacaTGTTCGATCAATCTTCATGCGGGGTAAACAATAAAGTGACAGATGGTGATAAACTTGTTGAGGTCGTTTTAAGGGACAGAGAGCCTGTGGAAAGAGAGGTAAATCATGACCAGGTCAATTCCCAATCTCCTCCGATGCACTCACTCACAACCGCTCCCCAAGTGAAAACCGGCACAATCCTGGTCGCTACAGAAAAGCTAGCTGCCTCCCAACCGTTTTCTAAATCAAAGATTCTGATCCTAAAAGCAGGCCCCGAATTCGGTTTCTTGGGTGTAATCTTCAACAAACGGTTGAGATGGAAATCATTCCCTGACCTCGGCGAAACAGCCGAGCTCTTGAAAGAAACTCCTTTATATTTTGGAGGTCCTGTCGTTGATCCAGGAGTACCCCTTTTAGCTCTGACCCGAGAGCGAGACTCTTCCACAAACCATGATCACCAAGAGATCTCACCAGGCGTGTATTTCCTAGATCATCAATCTGTGGCCCATCGAATccaagagttaaaatcaagagAGCTGAATCCGAGTGACTACTGGTTTTTCTTGGGATACTCAAGTTGGAGTTATGATCAGTTGTTTGATGAGATCGGTCTTGGAGCATGGGATGTTGATAATAGCGGCATTGACTTTGGTTGGCCTTGA